From one Henningerozyma blattae CBS 6284 chromosome 1, complete genome genomic stretch:
- the TBLA0A07990 gene encoding acetate uptake transporter family protein (similar to Saccharomyces cerevisiae ATO3 (YDR384C); ancestral locus Anc_5.464) has product MPKSVHSTDIEGDDVSTTTANTRDEVEDNQDDTYDTYDEKQGGGNVVVDGEYVSIGPRIYKQDDVVNLFNALQKKEDFNEYKPEVPASSGADIINNFVNPIPLGLSSYSLSFFVLALVSANVRGVTNAKLFVPLYIFLGGVVEMLVGILCFIKGDTYGSVVFFTYGGFWLSWGCINVDQFHSISGYGEKTEMLDNAIGFFMIAWCVFTFFVTLWSLKSAWAVFFLFFFLFLTFLMLGIGAFTADNKVSMAGGYFGILSSCCGWYSLYCIVSNDSNTYIPLRLIMMPANDTTIYEKTGIPRDKYYIV; this is encoded by the coding sequence ATGCCAAAATCTGTTCATTCAACAGATATTGAAGGTGATGATGTCTCAACAACAACTGCTAACACAAGAGATGAAGTAGAAGATAATCAAGATGACACTTATGATACTTACGATGAAAAGCAAGGAGGTGGTAATGTCGTTGTTGATGGTGAATATGTTTCCATCGGCCCTCGTATCTATAAACAAGATGACGTTGTGAATCTATTCAATGCTCTTCAAAAGAAGGAAGACTTTAATGAATACAAACCAGAAGTCCCTGCTAGTAGTGGTGctgatattattaacaatTTTGTTAATCCAATTCCTTTAGGTCTTTCTTCGTATTCATTGAGTTTCTTTGTTTTAGCTTTAGTCAGTGCTAATGTTAGAGGTGTTACTAATGCTAAGTTATTTGTTCCTCTTTACATCTTCTTAGGGGGTGTTGTTGAAATGCTTGTCGGTATTCTATGTTTTATCAAGGGTGATACCTATGGTAGTGTCGTGTTCTTTACTTATGGTGGTTTCTGGTTAAGTTGGGGTTGTATTAATGTAGATCAATTCCATTCGATATCTGGGTATGGAGAGAAGACGGAAATGTTAGATAATGCGATAGGGTTTTTCATGATTGCCTGGTGTGTCTTTACGTTCTTTGTTACTTTGTGGAGTCTGAAAAGTGCATGGGCTgtatttttccttttctttttcctaTTCTTAACTTTCTTAATGTTAGGTATCGGTGCATTTACTGCAGATAATAAAGTTAGCATGGCTGGTGGTTATTTTGGTATTTTATCATCTTGTTGTGGATGGTATAGTTTATACTGTATTGTATCCAATGATTCTAACACCTATATCCCATTAAGATTGATCATGATGCCTGCTAATGATACCACTATCTATGAAAAGACTGGTATCCCAAGAGACAAGTATTATATCGTATAA
- the TBLA0A08050 gene encoding uncharacterized protein (similar to Saccharomyces cerevisiae STE23 (YLR389C); ancestral locus Anc_4.246) has product MSLDLHPYMHSNIILSIIIQKDFNQTISSNILKPITDERNYQFIKLNKNNLHALIIQDKTTDKAAAALDVNAGAFMDPSNLPGLAHFCEHLLFMGSKNFPNENDYSSYLNQNGGFSNAYTGSMNTNYHFEINHANLFEALRRFSCFFKTPLFNNDSTIKEIHAIDSENKKNLQNDYWRLYQLGKSLSNHEHPYHKFSTGSKLTLLENTETLNLNIREELIKFYNKWYSSNIMNLCIIGREDLGTLSRWAKILFENVPNKNVILPTFSQPVWTIADKKKVISVKPVKDLKQLELTFHIKEDELTTWKSKPSYILSHLFGHKGNGSISSLLKNQQLITGISSGSENISKENSLFSLNFDLTEDGINQYEKIIKIVFQYIKMLNSNLPQEWIYNELKGISDNSFKYKQKINPASTVSQLSKRMEKTFIPINNILSHELFYEYDPQQLNKYLKFLTPDNSRIMLVSKNLNGLHKSEKWYGTKYGVKDYPDGLLKDLSNIKENSELYLPHKNEFISTTCSVKKVENHVAQIEPYLLKDDNISKLWYKKDDTFWLPRATIFVSIKLPHTHSSLVANVLTSFYINLVNDALQDLRCYAACADLYVSLNKTNQGLDLTLTGLNDKLLILLKRYLEGIKSFVPNEERFEVIKKQTIQSLTNRLYDVPYIQMGDIYSSLINERSWSVEENLKVVQDIDFPQLQDFIPTIYQELFFETLAFGNIQYEQAQEVDSLVRTLIPNTIKNSQVKNDRLRSYIIPSGKTFKYEVFQKDKNNLNTCIQYICQFGIYSEYLAAVVSLLAQIMHEPCFNTLRTKEQLGYIVFSSSLSNHGTCNLSIMVQSEYSTDYLQFRIENFLKDFLSYLKEMPREEFKRHRQSLHDSLLQKYHNMNEESSRLIAAIYLGDYNFTHREKKAIHVSKLSKFDVIYFFEQHVLGQDACRLITSLKSHHPPIEGKYPLSEKYKGILEKRNETNIVDIDQFKSHLCIAPARQPYKEWKVYSKAADI; this is encoded by the coding sequence ATGTCATTAGACCTTCATCCATATATGCATTCCAATATcattttatcaataataattcaaaaagattttaatcAGACAATTAGTTCCAATATATTAAAACCCATTACAGATGAGAGAAACtatcaatttattaaattaaataaaaataatttacatGCTTTAATTATTCAAGATAAGACAACTGACAAGGCAGCAGCAGCTTTAGACGTCAATGCTGGGGCATTTATGGACCCTTCTAACTTACCAGGCTTGGCACATTTTTGCGAGCATCTGCTATTCATGGGATCTAAAAATTTTCCTAATGAGAATGATTATTCTAGTTATTTAAACCAGAATGGTGGTTTTTCAAATGCATACACAGGTTCGATGAATACAAATTACCATTTTGAAATCAATCATGCTAATCTATTTGAAGCGTTAAGACGATTTTCTTGCTTCTTCAAAACTCCATTATTTAACAATGACTCAactataaaagaaattcatGCCATTGATagtgaaaataaaaaaaacttacAAAATGATTACTGGAGGTTATACCAACTAGGTAAAAGTTTATCAAATCATGAACATCCATATCATAAATTTTCAACTGGATCAAAATTGACACTACTAGAAAATACGGAGACTctcaatttaaatattagaGAGGAATTAATCAAATTCTATAACAAATGGTActcttcaaatataatgaatttgtGTATTATCGGAAGAGAAGATCTAGGTACTCTATCTAGGTGGgctaaaatattatttgaaaatgtaCCGAATAAAAATGTTATACTTCCTACATTTAGTCAACCGGTTTGGACAATTGCCGATAAGAAGAAGGTTATAAGTGTGAAGCCTGTGAAAGATTTGAAGCAACTAGAACTTACTTTCCACATTAAAGAGGATGAATTGACAACATGGAAATCAAAACcttcatatattttaagCCATCTATTCGGACACAAAGGTAATGGCTCAATTTCATCACTCCTAAAGAACCAACAATTAATTACTGGTATATCTTCAGGTTCTGAGaatatatcaaaagaaaattcattgttttctttaaattttgactTGACTGAAGATGGTATTAACcaatatgaaaaaatcattaaaattgtttttcaatatattaaaatgcTGAACTCGAATTTACCTCAAGAATGGATTTATAATGAGTTGAAAGGTATATCAGATAATagtttcaaatataaacaaaaaattaatccaGCTTCAACCGTGTCACAATTATCTAAAAGAATGGAAAAAACTTTCATTCCAATAAACAATATACTATCTCATGAACTCTTTTATGAATATGATCCCCAACAATTGAACAAATATCTAAAGTTTTTAACCCCTGATAATAGTAGAATTATGCTTGtctcaaaaaatttaaatgggCTTCATAAATCAGAGAAATGGTATGGTACAAAGTATGGGGTAAAGGATTATCCAGATGGTTtgttaaaagatttaagtAATATTAAGGAAAATTCAGAATTATATCTTCCACATAAGAATGAATTCATATCTACCACGTGCTCTGTAAAGAAAGTCGAGAATCACGTTGCCCAGATTGAACCTTACcttttaaaagatgataatataaGTAAATTATGGTATAAAAAAGATGATACATTTTGGCTACCCCGGGCTACAATATttgtttcaataaaattacCACATACCCATTCAAGCTTAGTAGCAAATGTTTTAACTTCATTCTACATCAATTTAGTAAATGATGCTTTGCAGGATTTACGATGTTACGCGGCTTGTGCTGACCTATATGTATCATTAAACAAAACTAACCAAGGTCTAGATCTAACTCTTACAGGtcttaatgataaattactAATTTTACTTAAAAGATACTTGGAAGGTATTAAATCCTTTGTACCAAATGAAGAAAGATTTgaagtaataaaaaaacagaCTATCCAATCATTAACCAATAGGCTATATGATGTACCATATATACAAATGGGAGATATTtattcatctttaataaatgaaagATCTTGGTCAGTCGAAGAAAACTTAAAAGTGGTGCAAGATATTGATTTCCCTCAATTACAAGATTTTATCCCCACTATTTATCAGGAATTATTCTTTGAAACATTAGCTTTTggaaatattcaatatgaACAGGCTCAAGAAGTCGATTCTTTAGTTAGAACTTTAATTCCaaatacaataaaaaattctcAGGTTAAAAATGATCGTTTAAGGTCTTATATTATTCCTAGTGGGAAAACGTTTAAATACGAAGTATTCCagaaagataaaaataatcttaATACATGTATCCAATATATATGCcaatttggaatatattCTGAATACTTAGCAGCAGTAGTTTCTCTTCTAGCTCAAATCATGCATGAACCATGCTTCAACACACTAAGAACAAAAGAGCAATTGGGCTACATTGTTTTTAGTTCGAGCTTAAGCAATCATGGTACATGTAACTTAAGTATTATGGTACAATCAGAATATAGTACTGATTATTTGCAATTTAGGATCgagaattttttgaaagatttcttgtcttatttaaaagaaatgcCTCGAGAGGAATTTAAAAGACATAGACAATCATTACATGACTCACTTCtacaaaaatatcataatATGAACGAAGAGAGTTCAAGATTAATCGCTGCAATTTATTTAGGAGACTATAACTTTACACATAGGGAAAAGAAAGCTATTCATGTTTCAAAACTATCAAAGTTTGATGtaatctatttttttgaacAACATGTACTTGGTCAAGATGCCTGTCGCTTAATTACAAGTTTAAAGAGTCATCACCCCCCAATAGAAGGAAAATATCCATTATCAGAAAAATACAAAGGAATTCTTGAGAAGAGAAATGAAACAAACATTGTTGATATCGATCAATTTAAATCTCATTTATGTATCGCTCCTGCTCGCCAACCTTATAAGGAATGGAAGGTTTATTCTAAGGCTGCAGATATATAA
- the ATP10 gene encoding Atp10p (similar to Saccharomyces cerevisiae ATP10 (YLR393W); ancestral locus Anc_4.253), whose product MIIKPAYPLSTAVTTVAGFHTVSRCALQGRIYKNVLANAPPKDYEIKQLLKPVGVSQGVLKNGVTRGGNGFLDMFNKSKVTKRTAELEKEYTHSGFYGLHVFEQTKGKVFLAPKGPWAAPTAQYFPPVKAKVMFSKNTTEKNAPTLQNMLQPNGAVVALFSSQNGASIVSSWIKEIQNYMNRDNASVENSENLKLPVIYLNMIDGALPSLLLQAFGKKHITDMCNNTTDNINIDYFLIGNKRQLSFTIQEQLRINNNHTGYIFILDKNQKVRWLASGPIDHPLTKTSDGDNSELKYFIFNNQPTK is encoded by the coding sequence atGATCATTAAACCAGCATATCCATTATCTACTGCGGTCACGACGGTAGCAGGCTTTCATACTGTGTCAAGATGTGCACTCCAGGGCCGTATATATAAGAACGTCCTAGCTAATGCCCCTCCAAAAGACTACGAGATCAAGCAGCTTCTGAAACCTGTTGGTGTTTCACAAGgtgttttgaaaaatggaGTGACTCGTGGCGGTAATGGATTCTTAGATATGTTTAATAAAAGCAAAGTGACTAAGCGTACTGCTGAGCTTGAGAAAGAATATACACACTCTGGTTTTTACGGGTTACACGTGTTCGAGCAAACTAAAGGTAAGGTATTTCTTGCTCCTAAAGGTCCTTGGGCTGCTCCCACTGCACAATACTTCCCACCTGTTAAAGCCAAAGTAATGTTCTCTAAGAACACTACTGAAAAAAACGCGCCTACGTTGCAGAATATGTTGCAACCCAATGGAGCAGTTGTGGCCTTATTCTCATCCCAAAATGGGGCTTCAATTGTAAGTTCATGgattaaagaaattcaaaattatatgaaCCGTGATAATGCTAGTGTAGAAAACTCcgaaaatttaaagttaCCGGTAATATATCTAAATATGATTGATGGAGCCTTACCATCTTTGCTTTTACAAGCTTTTGGGAAAAAACATATTACAGACATGTGTAATAATACAAcagataatattaatattgattattttttgatcGGCAATAAAAGACAATTATCATTTACAATACAAGAACAACTTcgtataaataataaccaTACAGgttatattttcattcttgataaaaatcaaaaagtACGTTGGTTAGCATCAGGCCCGATTGATCATCCACTTACCAAGACATCAGATGGTGACAATAGTGAACTAAAATACTTTATATTCAACAATCAACCTactaaataa
- the ART10 gene encoding Art10p (similar to Saccharomyces cerevisiae YLR392C; ancestral locus Anc_4.252), whose protein sequence is MAPKIKLTLNPPTNNEYYTSDDVIAGMVSLSLNKSSSIKCIKVQLKAFMETTTKMDAGSAAVVQNGVLIPLPDSNEYHMTVDSQSRVFPPDNVWNALEGNPKPFKLKPGQYEYNFNLNKWPSTPKCFPNHSSDSLTFFGSKRGIKITSNENLNLNRLKRNVHLPPSFNLNYKDLLKIDNLDLYYYSMGKILYLIEVKVELGKPSNWFKPFDRFVTHIEKIEFIPTYKNLIMDYDYQDLENEKSFLNSNLSSIKIVDLPGLLNEQMLSNEELSNKKIVKQDLYYPYNSLNLPIVFPSVTHLTISKFNVHLQAIGKNLRKNFRNDYFFRKGSNKFDNVSLLLEPMDNGITNLPTNIRDFIKLTKLQINLLENASYLSKNISNENHSSLRLIEIDPKTFPDFNLNGLVDWNSVEIIDTFSKINNKPIKIFKIDIKFWDHPILKKIRFNEENYKHRGNRLYSFRTCTIKRSYQLQMLTDWKCATESHSSLIKNLEIRIPNAQVFVQSKSNIRKNSTNNEVSGKINKEPLPPYVNPPEYAQFSSIASISSNNDVQEFSNGIRK, encoded by the coding sequence atggccccaaagataaaattaacTTTAAATCCGCctactaataatgaatacTACACGAGTGATGATGTTATCGCAGGAATGGTTAGCCTGTCATTGAACAAATCTTCCTCTATTAAATGTATTAAGGTTCAACTGAAAGCCTTTATGGAGACGACGACGAAGATGGACGCAGGCTCAGCTGCGGTGGTCCAGAACGGAGTTCTTATACCTTTGCCAGATAGCAATGAGTATCACATGACAGTAGATTCCCAGTCAAGAGTATTTCCACCAGATAATGTCTGGAATGCACTAGAGGGAAATCCTAAACCTTTCAAGTTAAAGCCAGGTcaatatgaatataatttcaatttaaacAAATGGCCTTCCACACCGAAATGTTTCCCTAACCATTCAAGTGATTCATTAACTTTTTTCGGTTCGAAACGTGGCATCAAGATCACAAGCAATGAAAATCTCAATCTCAACCGCTTAAAGAGAAATGTACATTTACCTCCAAGCttcaatttaaattataaagatttattaaaaatagataaCTTGGAtctgtattattattctatGGGTAAAATTCTCTATTTGATTGAAGTTAAAGTAGAACTAGGTAAACCGTCAAATTGGTTTAAGCCATTTGATAGATTTGTGACACACAtcgaaaaaattgaatttatacCAACTTACaagaatttgataatgGATTACGATTATcaagatttagaaaatgaaaaaagttttttgaattctaatttatctagtattaaaattgtGGATCTTCCAGGTTTATTGAATGAGCAAATGTTatcaaatgaagaattatctaataaaaaaattgtcaAACAAGACCTTTATTACCCTTATAATTCATTGAATTTACCAATTGTATTCCCTTCCGTGACACATCTTACAATATCTAAGTTTAACGTTCATTTACAAGCCATTGGGAagaatttaagaaaaaattttagaaacGATTATTTTTTCCGTAAAGGTTCAAATAAATTCGATAACGTCTCTCTACTTCTAGAACCAATGGATAATGGTATAACGAACTTACCAACAAATATAAGagattttataaaattaacaaaattaCAAATCAATTTACTAGAAAATGCAAGTTActtatcaaaaaatatttcaaatgaaaaCCATTCTTCGTTAagattaattgaaattgacCCTAAAACTTTCCctgattttaatttaaatggGTTAGTAGATTGGAATTCTGTTGAGATTATCGATACTTTTTCaaagattaataataaaccaattaaaatatttaaaattgatattaaattttgggATCAtccaatattaaaaaaaatcagattcaatgaagaaaattataaacaTAGAGGCAATAGACTGTATAGTTTTAGAACATGTACCATAAAGAGAAGCTATCAATTACAAATGCTGACAGATTGGAAATGCGCTACGGAATCACATTCTTCCCTAATAAAAAACCTGGAAATTAGAATACCAAATGCTCAAGTTTTTGTccaatcaaaatcaaatattagaaaaaattcaacaaataatgaagttTCTGGTAAAATCAATAAAGAACCATTACCTCCATACGTTAATCCTCCAGAATATGCACAATTCTCATCAATTGCatcaatatcttcaaaCAATGATGTTCAAGAATTTAGTAATGGCATCaggaaataa
- the ECM19 gene encoding Ecm19p (similar to Saccharomyces cerevisiae ECM19 (YLR390W); ancestral locus Anc_4.247) yields the protein MAGKLNGFNLLTLGVITVLGIYTGTLFFEPIILQQLEKDNNLKKGMQIPKYDSDGNPIREIPKSLQPLMNNEPIESDKKE from the coding sequence ATGGCTGGCAAACTAAATGGATTTAATTTACTAACGCTTGGTGTGATTACAGTTCTTGGCATATACACCGGTACCCTATTTTTTGAACCAATTATCCTCCAACAGTtagaaaaagataataacCTAAAAAAGGGCATGCAAATTCCCAAATATGATTCAGATGGTAATCCAATACGTGAAATTCCAAAATCTTTACAGCCGTTAATGAATAATGAGCCAATTGAATCTGATAAGAAAGAATGA
- the IDP1 gene encoding isocitrate dehydrogenase (NADP(+)) IDP1 (similar to Saccharomyces cerevisiae IDP1 (YDL066W); ancestral locus Anc_4.254) — MLIRRLFSSSACRAGISKINVKSPVVEIDGDEMTRVIWSEIKDRLILPYMNVGLKYYDLSITNRDKTNDQVTIDAAEAIKKYGVGIKCATITPDEKRVEEFGLKKMWKSPNGTIRNIVGGTVFREPIIIPRIPRLVSTWEKPIIIGRHAHADQYKCSDFIVPGEGKLEMIFTPKDPSKAKDVYKVYDFKGPGVGMGMYNTDDSIRGFAYSSFNLAVNKNMNLFLATKNTILKKYDGRFKDIFQEIYENEYKKEFERLNITYEHRLIDDMVAQMIKSKGGYIMALKNYDGDVQSDIVAQGFGSLGLMTSILASPDGKTFESEAAHGTVTRHFRRYQKGEETSTNSIASIFAWSRGLIKRGELDETLDVVNFGKLLEDATLKTVQVDGIMTKDLALATGKTSRDSYVDTFKFLEAVQFRLANGFNDLVRF; from the coding sequence ATGCTTATCCGCAGACTTTTTTCTAGTTCTGCTTGTAGAGCTGGGATCTCGAAGATTAATGTCAAATCGCCAGTAGTTGAAATAGATGGTGATGAAATGACTAGAGTTATTTGGTCTGAAATTAAAGATCGTTTAATCTTACCATATATGAATGTGggtttgaaatattatgatCTTTCCATTACCAATCGTGATAAGACCAATGATCAAGTTACAATTGATGCTGCAGAAGCTATTAAGAAGTATGGTGTAGGTATTAAATGTGCCACCATTACACCAGATGAAAAAAGAGTAGAGGAGTTTGgattgaagaaaatgtGGAAATCTCCAAATGGTACTATCCGTAATATTGTTGGCGGTACAGTCTTTAGGGAAccaattattattccaaGAATTCCAAGATTAGTATCCACTTGGGAAAAGCCAATTATTATCGGTAGACATGCGCATGCCGATCAATATAAATGTAGTGACTTTATTGTTCCTGGCGAGGGAAAATTGGAAATGATTTTTACACCAAAGGACCCATCAAAGGCTAAAGATGTTTACAAGGTTTATGATTTCAAAGGCCCAGGTGTTGGTATGGGTATGTACAACACTGACGATTCTATTAGAGGGTTTGCTTATTCTTCTTTCAATCTTGCtgtcaataaaaatatgaatttattCTTGGCTACTAAGAATActattttgaagaaatatgATGGTagatttaaagatattttccaagaaatttatgaaaatgaatataagaaggaatttgaaagattaaaCATTACATACGAACACCGTTTGATTGATGATATGGTTGCTCAAATGATTAAATCCAAAGGTGGTTATATAATGGCTCTAAAGAATTATGACGGTGATGTTCAAAGTGATATCGTGGCTCAAGGTTTTGGCTCATTAGGTTTAATGACATCTATCTTGGCTTCCCCAGATGGTAAAACTTTTGAAAGTGAAGCCGCTCATGGTACCGTTACTAGACATTTTAGAAGATATCAAAAGGGCGAAGAAACAAGTACCAATTCCATTGCATCAATCTTCGCCTGGAGTAGAGGCTTAATTAAAAGAGGTGAATTAGATGAAACTTTGGACGTCGTCAATTTCggtaaattattagaagatgCTACCTTAAAGACTGTTCAAGTTGATGGCATCATGACCAAAGATTTAGCTTTAGCCACTGGTAAGACTTCAAGAGACTCTTACGTTGATACTTTCAAGTTTTTAGAAGCTGTTCAATTCCGTCTGGCCAATGGGTTCAACGATTTAGTTCGTTTTTAA
- the NKP1 gene encoding Nkp1p (similar to Saccharomyces cerevisiae NKP1 (YDR383C); ancestral locus Anc_5.463), with protein MSDLYSIINNYIDEAIVTKDPLEIYRSKLNEIGVPPDIQENLLREYQQKREDAIKPTEKDKIVQTIYDNEMAFRKEQLENINTLMGDLPKYLIGKEINQLSEDSSLSVSLRNLMYDIQKLPKMDIDMTDNESDTDEEDDITLDEYNNFRSILIQKCQAILYGENHLHEILEQIKTFEQLSQDIKDNGGTDINTYLKEYNEQLKIALKELQDLLEESLKKADGNPVKQQALKDIICHSMM; from the coding sequence ATGTCTGATTTGTACAGTATAATTAACAACTATATTGATGAAGCGATCGTCACAAAAGATccattagaaatatatagatCAAAACTAAACGAAATTGGTGTTCCACCAGATATCCAAGAAAATCTACTTAGAGAGTACCAGCAAAAGAGAGAGGATGCGATAAAACCAACAGAAAAGGATAAAATTGTTCAAACAATATACGATAATGAAATGGCTTTTAGAAAAGAACAactagaaaatattaatactttaATGGGAGATCTTCCAAAATACTTGATCGGCAAAGAAATCAATCAATTGAGTGAAGATAGTTCATTAAGCGTTTCATTAAGAAATCTAATGTATGATATTCAGAAATTGCCAAAGATGGATATCGATATGACTGATAATGAATCCGATACTGACGAGGAAGATGATATCACACTAGATGAATATAATAACTTCCGGTCTATTCTAATACAAAAATGCCAAGCGATTCTATATGGTGAGAATCATCTACATGAGATCCTTGAGCAAATAAAGACTTTTGAACAATTATCTCAAGATATTAAGGATAATGGCGGAACAGATATAAATacttatttaaaagaatataatgaacaattgaaaattgcTCTCAAAGAATTACAAGATCTATTGGAAGAATCACTTAAAAAGGCAGATGGTAATCCCGTGAAACAACAGGCGTTAAAAGATATCATATGCCATTCTATGATGTGA